AAAAGTGATGGGCTCGCCGGGCGCGTCCGCTTCGAGGTAGAGAAATTTCTCAGTGCAGTCGCGCATGGACTTATCATTCACTTCGCCCCACAGAAACACCTTACGTTCATCTAGGAATTTCTTTTGGATGAGGACTGAAAAGTGTTCCTCGGGCTTCTTGTCTTTTTCTTGGGTTTCCTCGTCGGCCATAAAATTTGAATAAGGTTGAATCCTGAAGAGAAATGGGGGTGAGCCTGTTTTGCAAACCCTGTCTACTTTTCAAGCATAGCAATGCGCCGTTCGTGCCGACCGCCTTCAAAGGGAGTATTGAGCCATTTTTCGACTATTTGAACCGCTAGGGTGTCATCCACCACACGGCCTCCTAGGGCAATGACGTTGGCCTTATTATGCGCGGCCGTCATTTCGGCAGACCAGATATCCCAGCAGAGCCCGCAGCGAATTCCCGCCACTTTGTTGGCCTGGATCGCTTCACCGTTTCCACTGCCGCCGAACACAATACCTGCATCACACTTTCCAGCGGCGACTGCTTCAGCAGCGGGACGAACGAAGAGTGGGTAATCGGTGGATTCCGGAGAGTGTGTGCCGAAGTCTTCGACTGCGTAATCCTGTTCAGTCAGCCAAGCTTTCACGGCTTCCTTTAGCTCGAAACCCGCGTGATCGGTTCCCAATGCAATTTTTTTAGCGGTGCTCATCGGCCGGAGAACGTGGCGGGAGCCTATCGTTGCTGCAACGGAAAAGAGGGGGCAATTTTAGGCAGAGGTGCCGAGGCGTTGCCGCTGATAGTTTCCTGAGGTAATCTGTTCGCACCACACGCTGTTTTCGAGATACCACGACACTGTGTTGCGAATGCCCGATTTAAACGTCTCTGCTTGGCTCCAGCCCAGTTCATTTTCGATTCGGCTGGAGTTTACAGCATAGCGACGGTCGTGACCGGGGCGATCGGTAACGAAAGTGATGAGGTCGGCATATGCCGAGCCATTTGTCCGGGGTTTCAACTCGTCAAGGATGCCACAAATAGTCTGCACGACTTCTAGGTTTTTCATCTCTGCGCGTCCACCGATGGTATAGACTTCGCCGAGTTGACCCTTGGTTAGCGCTGCCCAGATGGCGGTGACGTGGTCGGTCACATAGAGCCAATCACGTACGTTTTGCCCATCGCCGTAAACTGGCAGTTGCTTTTCATCGATCGCATTGAGGATCATCAACGGGATGAGCTTTTCCGGGAATTGGAAGGGGCCGTAGTTATTAGAACAGTTGGTAGTAACGACTGGGAAATTATAGGTGTGGAAATACGAGCGGACGATATGGTCGCTGGATGCTTTCGATGCAGAGTAGGGACTATTGGGGGCGTAGGGCGTCGTCTCGCAAAATGCTGGATCTTCTGGTCCCAAACTGCCGAAAACCTCATCGGTTGAGACGTGTAGGAAGCGGAAAGCCTTTTGGTCTGCTTCCGCTAATTCGAGCCAGTAGCGGCGCGACGCATCCAAGAGATTGAGTGTGCCGAGGACATTGGTCTCGAAGAACGGACGCGGTGAATCGATGGATCGGTCAACATGGGATTCGGCGGCGAAATTTACGACGGCATCAATCTTATTTTCACCGAGGAGTTGAGAGACCAATTCCAGATCACCGATATCTCCATGGACCTCCTTGTAGCGTGGCTCATCGATGAAATCTGCAAGGCTTTCTGAATTCCCCGCATAGGTCAGAGCATCAAGATTGACGATGCTTACACTAGGTTCGTTGTTGAGGATCCATCGGACG
The nucleotide sequence above comes from Opitutales bacterium. Encoded proteins:
- the rpiB gene encoding ribose 5-phosphate isomerase B, which gives rise to MSTAKKIALGTDHAGFELKEAVKAWLTEQDYAVEDFGTHSPESTDYPLFVRPAAEAVAAGKCDAGIVFGGSGNGEAIQANKVAGIRCGLCWDIWSAEMTAAHNKANVIALGGRVVDDTLAVQIVEKWLNTPFEGGRHERRIAMLEK
- the rfbB gene encoding dTDP-glucose 4,6-dehydratase — protein: MNLLVTGGCGFIGSNFVRWILNNEPSVSIVNLDALTYAGNSESLADFIDEPRYKEVHGDIGDLELVSQLLGENKIDAVVNFAAESHVDRSIDSPRPFFETNVLGTLNLLDASRRYWLELAEADQKAFRFLHVSTDEVFGSLGPEDPAFCETTPYAPNSPYSASKASSDHIVRSYFHTYNFPVVTTNCSNNYGPFQFPEKLIPLMILNAIDEKQLPVYGDGQNVRDWLYVTDHVTAIWAALTKGQLGEVYTIGGRAEMKNLEVVQTICGILDELKPRTNGSAYADLITFVTDRPGHDRRYAVNSSRIENELGWSQAETFKSGIRNTVSWYLENSVWCEQITSGNYQRQRLGTSA